From the genome of Pseudonocardia sp. EC080619-01:
GTGTCGATCACGGCTGTCGTCTGCGCCGCCGGCTCAGGGCTCGAGGCCGAGACGACGGGCGGCGCGGGTGCGCTGCCGGCTGGAGCGCAGCCGGCGCAGGCGCTTGACCAGCAGCGGGTCGACAGCCAGTGCCTCGGGCTTGTCGACCAGCGCGTTCAGCACCTGGTAGTAGCGGGTGGCGGACATGTCGAAGAGCTCGCGGATCGCCTGCTCCTTGGCTCCCGCGTACTTCCACCACTGGCCCTCGAACGCGAGGATCTCGCGCTCGCGGCGGTCGAGGTCGCGGGAGGGGGCGGCGGGGCGGCGGTGCGCTCCGCGGCTTTCCGGCAGGGACCCAGCGGACTCCATCACGCTCCTCGAGCGGCTGACGAACTCGGTCGGCGACGGCTCCGGAGAGGCGCCGCCGGCACGAATGACACGTCTGTCATTCGCGGTCCGGATTGAACCACACGGCACCGACGCCGACCGGTCACGACGCGCCCCGCGGCGCGGAAACCCCCCGGTCGGGTCCACGGCGGGAGCAGGCGCGGAGGGGAGATCGCCGGACCGTACCCTGCGACGGTGACGGTTCTGCGCATCCGCATGGTCGGCGACCCCGTCCTGCACCGGCCCACCCGGCCCGTCGAGCAGGTGGACGACGGGATCCGGACGCTCGTCGACGACATGTTCGAGACGATGGCCGCCGCGAACGGGGTCGGCCTCGCCGCGAACCAGGTCGGGGTGGACCTGCGGCTGTTCGTCTACGACTGCCCGGACGAGGAGACGCGCACGATGCGGCGCGGCCTCGTCGTCAACCCGGTGCTCGAGACCAGCGAACGCCCGCAGGTCATGCCCGACCCGGACGACGACGAGGAAGGCTGCCTGTCGGTGCCCGGGGAGAGCTACCCGACCGGTCGCGCCGACTGGGCCCGGGTCACCGGC
Proteins encoded in this window:
- a CDS encoding DUF3263 domain-containing protein, whose protein sequence is MESAGSLPESRGAHRRPAAPSRDLDRREREILAFEGQWWKYAGAKEQAIRELFDMSATRYYQVLNALVDKPEALAVDPLLVKRLRRLRSSRQRTRAARRLGLEP
- a CDS encoding peptide deformylase — translated: MTVLRIRMVGDPVLHRPTRPVEQVDDGIRTLVDDMFETMAAANGVGLAANQVGVDLRLFVYDCPDEETRTMRRGLVVNPVLETSERPQVMPDPDDDEEGCLSVPGESYPTGRADWARVTGTDLDGEPVDVEGRGFFARCLQHETDHLDGHLYLDRLMGRNQKAAKKMLKQNGWGAPDDSWDPATTPAEDVPRG